A DNA window from Halostella litorea contains the following coding sequences:
- a CDS encoding zinc-dependent alcohol dehydrogenase, with protein MKAIVQTGPKEVEVQRRETPEPGETEVLIDVHSAGLCGSDAHAYGYEGGYEWIAIPRIMGHEYAGTVAAVGDGVSRFSVGDHVVEEPVHDCGDCFQCRNGQPNVCADFSITGMHRDGAYAEYTTVDEEFVHRVPDSVPLRAAALTEPTSVATRAVLTQSSVTPGDDVLVEGPGPIGVLVAMVADSLGANVLVSGVGRDTAYRLPLVEDLGLPTVNAAAEGAGDRMDAFTDGRGFDVVFDTTGHHTGLEEAVEHVRKGGEVVVVGLPGEPSEMYVTPVVRGEIRVETSYGSRWRNFEQAIRLMDNGSIDPTAMADRSFDADEPTAAFEAFLASETCKPVFSFD; from the coding sequence ATGAAGGCGATCGTACAGACGGGACCGAAGGAGGTCGAGGTACAGCGACGCGAGACGCCGGAGCCGGGCGAAACCGAGGTGCTCATCGACGTCCACAGTGCCGGCCTCTGCGGGAGCGACGCCCACGCCTACGGCTACGAGGGCGGGTACGAGTGGATCGCCATCCCCCGGATCATGGGCCACGAGTACGCCGGGACGGTCGCCGCGGTTGGCGACGGCGTCTCCCGGTTCTCGGTCGGCGACCACGTGGTCGAGGAACCGGTCCACGACTGCGGCGACTGCTTCCAGTGCCGGAACGGGCAGCCGAACGTGTGCGCCGACTTCTCGATCACCGGGATGCACCGGGACGGGGCGTACGCGGAGTACACGACGGTCGACGAGGAGTTCGTCCACCGGGTGCCCGACTCCGTCCCCCTGCGGGCGGCGGCGCTCACGGAGCCGACGAGCGTCGCGACGCGGGCGGTGCTCACGCAGTCCTCCGTCACGCCCGGCGACGACGTCCTCGTCGAGGGGCCGGGACCGATCGGCGTGCTCGTGGCGATGGTCGCGGACTCGCTGGGCGCGAACGTGCTGGTCTCGGGCGTCGGGCGGGACACGGCGTACCGGCTCCCGCTCGTCGAGGACCTGGGGCTCCCGACCGTCAACGCTGCCGCGGAGGGTGCCGGGGACCGGATGGACGCGTTCACCGACGGCCGCGGGTTCGACGTCGTCTTCGACACGACCGGCCACCACACCGGCCTGGAGGAGGCCGTCGAGCACGTCCGGAAGGGCGGCGAAGTGGTCGTCGTCGGCCTCCCCGGGGAACCCAGCGAGATGTACGTGACGCCGGTCGTGCGCGGCGAGATCCGGGTCGAGACGTCGTACGGGTCCCGCTGGCGGAACTTCGAGCAGGCGATACGGCTGATGGACAACGGGTCGATAGACCCGACCGCGATGGCCGACCGGTCGTTCGACGCCGACGAACCGACGGCGGCGTTCGAGGCGTTCCTCGCCTCCGAGACGTGTAAACCGGTGTTCTCGTTCGACTGA
- a CDS encoding LUD domain-containing protein — protein MSEGRAATDPVAEFRQSLSDLDTPSTVVAPDELGAALEDVVETPAVGAELPFDDLSLADAPVTLDPSPAQLRAAASGVTGSRMGIASLGTVAVESRAEGDEVVGLYPSQHVAVIKASDIRADLADAFDWLRAEFEAGRRSFVLATGPSSTGDMGALVQGVHGPEAVHIVIVRDNE, from the coding sequence ATGTCTGAGGGACGAGCGGCCACCGATCCGGTCGCGGAGTTCCGGCAGTCGCTGTCGGACCTCGACACGCCGTCGACGGTCGTCGCCCCCGACGAACTGGGGGCGGCGCTCGAGGACGTGGTCGAGACGCCCGCAGTCGGCGCGGAACTCCCCTTCGACGACCTCTCCCTCGCGGACGCGCCGGTAACGCTCGACCCGTCCCCCGCCCAGTTGCGGGCGGCGGCGTCGGGCGTGACGGGGTCGCGCATGGGGATCGCGTCGCTCGGCACGGTCGCCGTCGAGTCGCGGGCCGAGGGCGACGAGGTCGTCGGGCTGTACCCGTCACAGCACGTGGCCGTGATCAAGGCGAGCGACATCAGGGCGGACCTCGCGGACGCCTTCGACTGGCTCCGGGCCGAGTTCGAGGCCGGCCGGCGGTCGTTCGTCCTCGCGACCGGGCCGAGTTCGACCGGGGACATGGGCGCGCTCGTGCAGGGCGTCCACGGCCCCGAAGCGGTTCACATCGTCATCGTCAGGGACAATGAGTGA
- a CDS encoding fumarylacetoacetate hydrolase family protein, producing the protein MRKVRFEDPAGSVRNGTWTDDGIEFGGRTYDPEEVDVLPPTEPSKIVCVGLNYADHAEEEGMELPDRPLLFLKPPNTVSGHGDTIPLPEGKETVEWEAELGVVIGEQCRNVPESEAMDVVEGFTCLNDVSNRDDQRVEQNWVRGKAFDNAAPVGPVVATPDEVPDDAGIELRVNGEVQQDSGRDQFIFGVEELIAEITTYMTLEAGDVISTGTPAGVGPLSDGDVVEVEVEGVGTLENEFVRR; encoded by the coding sequence ATGCGAAAAGTCCGATTCGAAGACCCCGCGGGGAGCGTTCGCAACGGCACCTGGACCGACGACGGGATCGAGTTCGGCGGGCGGACGTACGACCCGGAGGAGGTCGACGTGTTGCCCCCGACCGAGCCGAGCAAGATCGTCTGTGTCGGCCTCAACTACGCCGACCACGCCGAGGAGGAGGGCATGGAACTGCCCGACCGGCCGCTGCTGTTCCTGAAGCCGCCGAACACGGTGTCCGGCCACGGGGACACGATCCCGCTCCCAGAGGGCAAGGAGACCGTCGAGTGGGAGGCCGAACTGGGCGTCGTGATCGGCGAGCAGTGCCGGAACGTCCCCGAGAGCGAGGCGATGGACGTCGTCGAGGGGTTCACCTGCCTCAACGACGTGTCGAACCGCGACGACCAGCGCGTCGAGCAGAACTGGGTCCGCGGGAAGGCGTTCGACAACGCCGCCCCGGTCGGCCCGGTCGTGGCGACGCCCGACGAGGTGCCCGACGACGCCGGCATCGAACTGCGCGTCAACGGCGAGGTCCAGCAGGACTCCGGGCGCGACCAGTTCATCTTCGGCGTCGAGGAACTGATCGCCGAGATCACGACGTACATGACCCTGGAAGCGGGCGACGTGATCTCCACCGGGACGCCGGCGGGCGTCGGCCCGCTCTCCGACGGCGACGTCGTCGAGGTCGAGGTCGAGGGCGTCGGCACCCTCGAAAACGAGTTCGTCCGCCGATGA
- a CDS encoding UxaA family hydrolase, which translates to MSAPTGREAAAPLGERFDAYRRDDGGLGVRNRVLVVPSVICSHIVAERVAEASDRAVCAPHDHGCGQVGADHAQTERTLLNLARNPNVAGATVVGLGCEHLQSGPFAERVGEHGVPVRETAIQDAGGTDAALDAGVEATEELADAAAAADRTEAALADLTVGVVSSDLDPTTRDVADPVVGEAVDALVDAGARVVVAGTERLAPHRDAAAGRAAHGEVAEAMRAAGDRDAGRPGNAERIARRAAAAEFDEVVGTWGHSAVDEFVPYGGRATVEEGLALVDSPSRFEEAATALAAAGASVVVHVTADGITTGHPVVPVVKVTGDGTTAEALGGDIDLDARADGPDELLAELSRVAAGGRTASEGHGLTAFAINRVGPSL; encoded by the coding sequence ATGTCGGCACCCACCGGGCGAGAGGCGGCCGCGCCCCTCGGCGAGCGGTTCGACGCCTACCGGCGCGACGACGGCGGCCTCGGCGTGCGGAACCGCGTGCTGGTCGTCCCGTCGGTGATCTGCTCGCACATCGTCGCCGAGCGGGTCGCCGAGGCGAGCGACCGCGCCGTCTGCGCCCCGCACGACCACGGCTGCGGGCAGGTCGGGGCCGACCACGCACAGACCGAGCGGACGCTGCTGAACCTGGCCCGCAACCCGAACGTCGCGGGGGCGACCGTCGTCGGACTGGGCTGTGAGCACCTCCAGAGCGGGCCGTTCGCCGAGCGAGTCGGCGAGCACGGCGTGCCGGTCCGCGAGACGGCCATCCAGGACGCCGGCGGCACCGACGCGGCGCTCGACGCCGGCGTCGAGGCGACCGAGGAACTGGCCGACGCGGCGGCCGCGGCGGACCGGACGGAGGCGGCGCTCGCGGACCTGACCGTCGGCGTCGTGAGTTCGGACCTGGACCCGACGACCCGCGACGTCGCGGACCCGGTCGTGGGCGAGGCCGTCGACGCGCTGGTCGACGCCGGCGCGCGCGTCGTCGTCGCCGGGACCGAGCGGCTCGCACCGCACCGGGACGCGGCCGCCGGACGTGCGGCGCACGGGGAGGTCGCCGAGGCGATGCGGGCGGCCGGCGACCGCGACGCCGGGCGACCGGGCAACGCCGAGCGGATCGCCCGCCGCGCCGCGGCCGCCGAGTTCGACGAGGTGGTCGGGACGTGGGGGCACAGCGCGGTCGACGAGTTCGTGCCGTACGGCGGGCGGGCGACCGTCGAGGAGGGGCTGGCGCTGGTCGACTCCCCCTCGCGCTTCGAGGAGGCCGCGACGGCGCTCGCGGCGGCCGGCGCGTCCGTCGTCGTCCACGTCACCGCCGACGGGATCACGACGGGCCACCCGGTCGTCCCGGTCGTGAAGGTGACCGGCGACGGGACGACGGCGGAGGCGCTCGGGGGCGACATCGACCTCGACGCCCGCGCCGACGGCCCCGACGAACTGCTGGCGGAGCTTTCGCGCGTCGCCGCGGGCGGCCGGACGGCGAGCGAGGGCCACGGGCTGACGGCGTTCGCGATAAACCGCGTCGGCCCGTCGCTGTGA
- a CDS encoding universal stress protein — protein MVIVAAISGSDGSKDVAAQADELARAYGDELHLVHVIEETEYTRRVEKESSTRETDSGSIEATAAAEATAGLDEVIGDHEVVGRVGNPSKSVVGYADEVDARYLVLGGRSRSPAGKALFGSVTQSILLNTERPVVTVTGGE, from the coding sequence ATGGTTATCGTGGCAGCCATCAGCGGCTCCGACGGGTCGAAAGACGTCGCGGCGCAGGCGGACGAGCTCGCGAGGGCGTACGGCGACGAGCTCCACCTCGTCCACGTCATCGAGGAGACCGAGTACACACGCCGGGTCGAGAAGGAGTCCAGCACGCGGGAGACGGACTCCGGCTCCATCGAGGCGACGGCCGCGGCCGAGGCGACCGCGGGGCTCGACGAGGTCATCGGGGACCACGAGGTCGTCGGCCGGGTCGGGAACCCGAGCAAGTCCGTCGTCGGGTACGCCGACGAGGTCGACGCCCGCTACCTCGTCCTCGGCGGGCGGTCGCGGTCGCCCGCCGGGAAGGCGCTGTTCGGCAGCGTCACGCAGTCGATCCTCCTGAACACGGAGCGGCCGGTCGTCACGGTCACGGGAGGGGAGTGA
- a CDS encoding mandelate racemase/muconate lactonizing enzyme family protein, protein MHDAATATVRSVDTSLYRVPNEEVLEDATQSFDTLEIVALTARSDAGHAGLGFTYTIGRGGAATKRFLDDVLAPRLEGQPVAPKTVRANLRGETTFIGREGISEFAVAAADIALWDLLGKTAGLPLCELLGGAREPVRMYETDGGWLQYDADALVENAEGIADAGFAGMKMKVGSSLDRDVERVRAVRETLPADLDLMLDANCSYSVPEARALAGRLDDVAITWLEEPLPKGDYASYADLRSRVDVPIATGENFYNETQFRQVLRRDAVDYVQPDVCRVGGITPWVNVAEQAAATGVPVSPHYIEPLHAHLACAFDNVPYIEHHSTVLDELLADPVPVEGGEITPPDRPGHGMTFEGVETYRAD, encoded by the coding sequence ATGCACGATGCAGCAACGGCCACCGTGCGGAGCGTCGACACCAGCCTCTACCGCGTGCCGAACGAGGAGGTGCTGGAGGACGCGACCCAGTCGTTCGACACGCTGGAGATAGTGGCGCTGACCGCGAGGTCCGACGCCGGCCACGCCGGCCTCGGGTTCACCTACACCATCGGCCGCGGCGGGGCGGCGACGAAGCGCTTCCTCGACGACGTGCTCGCGCCGCGACTGGAGGGCCAGCCGGTCGCCCCGAAGACCGTGCGGGCGAACCTCCGGGGCGAGACCACGTTCATCGGCCGCGAGGGGATAAGCGAGTTCGCCGTCGCCGCCGCGGACATCGCGCTGTGGGACCTCCTCGGGAAGACCGCGGGGCTGCCGCTGTGCGAACTGCTCGGCGGCGCGCGGGAGCCGGTGCGGATGTACGAGACGGACGGCGGCTGGCTGCAGTACGACGCCGACGCGCTGGTCGAGAACGCCGAGGGGATCGCCGACGCCGGGTTCGCCGGCATGAAGATGAAGGTCGGGTCGTCGCTCGACCGCGACGTCGAGCGCGTCCGGGCCGTCCGGGAGACTCTCCCGGCCGACCTTGACCTGATGCTGGACGCGAACTGCTCGTACTCGGTGCCGGAGGCCCGCGCGCTGGCCGGGCGACTCGACGACGTGGCGATCACCTGGCTGGAGGAGCCGCTGCCAAAGGGCGACTACGCGTCGTACGCCGACCTGCGCAGCCGCGTCGACGTGCCGATAGCCACCGGGGAGAACTTCTACAACGAGACGCAGTTCCGGCAGGTTCTCCGGCGGGACGCCGTCGACTACGTCCAGCCCGACGTCTGCCGCGTCGGCGGGATTACGCCGTGGGTGAACGTCGCCGAGCAGGCGGCCGCGACGGGCGTCCCCGTGTCGCCCCACTACATCGAACCGCTCCACGCGCACCTCGCGTGTGCCTTCGACAACGTGCCCTACATCGAACACCACTCGACGGTGTTGGACGAACTGCTGGCCGACCCCGTCCCGGTCGAGGGCGGGGAGATAACGCCCCCGGACCGGCCCGGCCACGGGATGACCTTCGAGGGCGTCGAGACGTACCGGGCCGACTGA
- a CDS encoding LUD domain-containing protein, with protein MSDSQRPDADRIRTLLASEGDEIKENTRLFNAGRYDAVKDVGEDVHERNRTRAREIKEDAIERLPELIHQTRNAVEANGGTVYVADDAADANRYIAEVAEAKDAGSVVKSKSMTTEEIDLNEALEDGGLEVWETDLGEFVVQVAEESPSHIVGPSLHKSREEITELFEREFDPDEPLDSAQKLTAFAREFLGERIDDAEVGITGANFVMAESGSIALVTNEGNARKCASIPDTHVAVAGIEKIIPSVAELEPFAELISRSATGQEIPQYLSLLTPPVDTPTVDFDRPDEPGFGGGDGERDFHLVLIDNGRRAMRQDEDLRETLYCIRCGACANSCANFQSVGGHAFGGETYTGGIATGWEAGIEGNDVAEEFNDLCTGCSRCVNACPVKIDIPWINTVVRDRINRGKDPGFDDLLVDGLVPDEEESGTPLRKRFFGNFETVAKLGSATAPLSNAVASTGIARKAMESVLGVDARRDLPEFERTTLKDWAAERESRVADPDRRVALYPDVYTNYVQTERGKAAVRVLEALGCEVVVPDVGGSGRAPLSQGMIATAESKAEDAAASLLPYVEEGYDVVVVEPSDLAMFRREYEKLLDAGTQERLDEGSYEVLEYVFGLLENGADADALPAGDGHGVAYHSHCQQRTLGLETYTETVLDRLGYDVLTSDVECCGMAGSFGYKSEYYELSMDVGETLAEQFEPEADERTVVASGTSCMEQLDALLSPGTRHPVELLDPVRR; from the coding sequence ATGAGTGACTCACAACGACCGGATGCCGACCGCATCCGCACGCTGCTGGCATCGGAGGGCGACGAGATAAAGGAGAACACCCGGCTGTTCAACGCCGGGCGGTACGACGCCGTGAAGGACGTCGGGGAGGACGTCCACGAGCGGAACCGGACCCGGGCGCGGGAGATAAAGGAGGACGCCATCGAGCGCCTCCCGGAGCTCATCCATCAAACGCGAAACGCCGTCGAGGCAAACGGCGGGACGGTGTACGTCGCGGACGACGCCGCCGACGCGAACCGGTACATCGCCGAGGTGGCGGAGGCGAAGGACGCCGGCTCAGTCGTGAAATCGAAGTCGATGACGACCGAGGAGATAGACCTCAACGAGGCCCTCGAGGACGGCGGGCTGGAGGTCTGGGAGACCGACCTCGGGGAGTTCGTCGTCCAGGTCGCCGAGGAGTCGCCGTCCCACATCGTCGGCCCCTCGCTGCACAAGTCCCGCGAGGAGATAACGGAGTTGTTCGAGCGGGAGTTCGACCCCGACGAACCGCTCGACTCCGCCCAGAAGCTGACCGCGTTCGCCCGGGAGTTCCTCGGCGAGCGCATCGACGACGCGGAGGTCGGCATCACGGGCGCGAACTTCGTCATGGCCGAGAGCGGGTCCATCGCGCTCGTGACCAACGAGGGGAACGCCCGCAAGTGCGCGTCGATCCCCGACACGCACGTCGCCGTCGCGGGGATCGAGAAGATCATCCCCTCGGTCGCCGAACTGGAGCCGTTCGCGGAGCTCATCTCGCGGTCGGCCACCGGGCAGGAGATCCCCCAGTACCTGTCGCTGCTGACGCCGCCGGTCGACACGCCGACGGTCGACTTCGACCGGCCGGACGAGCCCGGCTTCGGGGGCGGAGACGGGGAGCGGGACTTCCACCTCGTGCTCATCGACAACGGCCGGCGGGCGATGCGCCAGGACGAAGACCTCCGGGAGACGCTGTACTGCATCCGGTGTGGCGCGTGTGCGAACTCCTGTGCGAACTTCCAGTCGGTCGGCGGCCACGCCTTCGGCGGCGAGACGTACACGGGCGGCATCGCCACCGGTTGGGAGGCCGGGATCGAGGGCAACGACGTCGCCGAGGAGTTCAACGACCTCTGTACCGGCTGTTCGCGCTGCGTGAACGCCTGTCCGGTGAAGATCGACATCCCGTGGATCAACACGGTCGTCCGCGACCGCATCAACCGCGGGAAGGACCCGGGGTTCGACGACCTGCTCGTCGACGGGCTCGTGCCCGACGAGGAGGAGAGCGGCACGCCGCTGCGCAAGCGGTTCTTCGGGAACTTCGAGACCGTCGCCAAACTCGGGAGCGCGACGGCCCCCCTCTCCAACGCCGTCGCCTCGACCGGCATCGCCCGGAAGGCGATGGAGTCGGTACTGGGCGTCGACGCCCGGCGCGACCTGCCGGAGTTCGAGCGCACGACGCTCAAGGACTGGGCCGCGGAGCGCGAGAGCCGCGTCGCGGACCCCGACCGGCGCGTCGCGCTGTACCCGGACGTGTACACGAACTACGTCCAGACCGAGCGCGGCAAGGCCGCCGTCCGCGTGCTGGAGGCGCTGGGCTGTGAGGTGGTCGTCCCCGACGTCGGCGGGTCCGGCCGCGCACCGCTGTCGCAGGGGATGATCGCGACGGCCGAGTCGAAGGCCGAGGACGCCGCGGCGTCGCTGCTCCCGTACGTTGAGGAGGGGTACGACGTGGTCGTCGTCGAGCCGAGCGACCTGGCGATGTTCCGCCGGGAGTACGAGAAGCTGCTCGACGCCGGGACCCAGGAGCGCCTCGACGAGGGGAGCTACGAGGTGCTGGAGTACGTGTTCGGGCTGCTGGAGAACGGCGCGGACGCCGACGCGCTGCCGGCCGGCGACGGGCACGGCGTCGCGTACCACAGCCACTGCCAGCAGCGGACGCTCGGGCTGGAGACGTACACCGAGACGGTGCTCGACCGGCTCGGCTACGACGTGTTGACCTCCGACGTGGAGTGTTGCGGCATGGCCGGCAGCTTCGGCTACAAGTCGGAGTACTACGAGCTGAGCATGGACGTCGGCGAGACGCTCGCCGAGCAGTTCGAGCCGGAGGCCGACGAGCGTACGGTCGTCGCCAGCGGCACCTCCTGCATGGAGCAACTCGACGCGCTCCTGTCGCCGGGGACGCGCCACCCGGTCGAACTCCTCGACCCCGTCCGCCGCTGA
- a CDS encoding UxaA family hydrolase yields MKGTVLGDVGLHMADADNVVTAIDDLEAGAELPYDGETVEVAEAVPFGHKIALVPLEPGDAVVKYGETIGEAVEPIAPGEWVHTHNCESTRGRGDRAAEDGEVA; encoded by the coding sequence ATGAAAGGCACCGTCCTCGGCGACGTCGGCCTGCACATGGCGGACGCGGACAACGTCGTGACGGCCATCGACGACCTGGAGGCCGGCGCGGAACTGCCGTACGACGGCGAGACGGTCGAAGTCGCGGAGGCCGTCCCGTTCGGCCACAAGATCGCGCTGGTGCCTCTGGAACCGGGCGACGCCGTCGTGAAGTACGGCGAGACGATCGGGGAGGCGGTCGAGCCGATCGCCCCCGGCGAGTGGGTCCACACGCACAACTGCGAGAGCACGCGCGGGCGGGGCGACCGCGCCGCGGAGGACGGGGAGGTGGCCTGA
- a CDS encoding NAD(P)-dependent alcohol dehydrogenase, producing MRAAELVGAKEFELRERERPTPGESEVLVEVSDVGICGSDVHWYEHGRMGDRVVDEPLVLGHESAGTVVETGAAVDGLAVGDAVTVEPGVPCGECEHCRRGAYNLCPDVSFMATPGTDGAFREYVAWPAEYVYALPDAVSTREGALCEPLSVGIHAVRRGEVGVGDAVLVMGAGPIGLLAADAARAAGATDVAVVDAVESKLDRAVERGADLAVDSRETEPAAAVREAFGAGADVAIEATGAPPAIEATLDVPRAGGTAVLVGLAPDAEVPVDTFELVRGQHDVRGSYRFANTYPTAVSLLERGAVDAAGLVDFEAPLDRIGEAFDRAAEPDAVKGVIGVD from the coding sequence GTGAGGGCGGCCGAACTCGTCGGTGCGAAGGAGTTCGAACTGCGCGAGCGGGAGCGCCCGACGCCGGGCGAGTCGGAGGTGCTCGTCGAGGTGAGCGACGTGGGCATCTGTGGCTCGGACGTGCACTGGTACGAGCACGGCCGCATGGGCGACCGCGTCGTCGACGAGCCACTGGTGCTGGGCCATGAGAGCGCGGGCACCGTCGTCGAGACGGGGGCGGCCGTCGACGGCCTCGCCGTCGGCGACGCGGTCACCGTCGAACCCGGAGTCCCCTGCGGGGAGTGCGAACACTGCCGCCGCGGCGCGTACAACCTCTGCCCGGACGTGTCGTTCATGGCGACGCCCGGCACGGACGGCGCGTTCCGGGAGTACGTCGCCTGGCCGGCGGAGTACGTGTACGCCCTCCCCGACGCGGTGTCGACCCGGGAGGGCGCACTGTGCGAGCCGCTGAGCGTCGGCATCCACGCCGTCCGCCGCGGGGAGGTCGGCGTTGGCGACGCGGTGCTGGTCATGGGCGCGGGGCCGATAGGGCTGCTCGCGGCCGACGCGGCGCGGGCGGCCGGCGCGACGGACGTCGCGGTGGTCGACGCGGTCGAGTCGAAGCTCGACCGGGCCGTCGAGCGGGGGGCCGACCTCGCGGTCGACAGCCGCGAGACGGAGCCGGCCGCGGCGGTCCGCGAGGCGTTCGGCGCGGGGGCCGACGTCGCCATCGAGGCGACCGGCGCGCCGCCCGCCATCGAGGCGACACTCGACGTGCCGCGGGCCGGCGGCACCGCGGTGCTGGTCGGCCTCGCGCCCGACGCCGAGGTGCCGGTCGACACGTTCGAACTGGTCCGGGGGCAACACGACGTCCGCGGGAGCTACCGCTTCGCGAACACGTATCCGACCGCCGTCTCCCTGCTCGAACGCGGCGCCGTCGACGCCGCGGGGCTCGTGGACTTCGAGGCCCCGCTCGACCGGATCGGCGAGGCGTTCGACCGGGCCGCCGAGCCCGACGCCGTCAAGGGCGTCATCGGCGTCGACTGA
- a CDS encoding UxaA family hydrolase, whose translation MPTFEGYPRDSGPAGVRNYVAVIPTSVAASAVAKAVADRAGEHVRATPHQMGIDPPAGAREQIERTLTGVGRNPNVGAAVVVGLGPESVDAESIADGIAAAGRRVETLSIREAGGTEAALDAGVDLAKECWEGIADARREECDASELVFGVECGGSDATSGIAANPAVGAACDRLVEDGGTATFSETPEFIGAEHILAERCADAEVRERLLNRVERRESMAELMGVDLRGAQPSPGNQEGGLTTIEEKSLGAISKGGTTPIRGIVDYAERLPVGGGLVLMDTPGYDIESVVGKVAGGAQVVAFTTGRGSTTGNPLAPVIKVTGNPKTADRLASNMDVDASTVIDGEPVESVGDRVYDTLLRVASGERTAAEQRRLEEFAVNELQPNELAELRGDA comes from the coding sequence ATGCCAACGTTCGAGGGCTACCCGCGGGACAGCGGCCCCGCCGGGGTCCGGAACTACGTCGCAGTGATACCCACGTCGGTCGCCGCGTCCGCGGTCGCCAAAGCGGTCGCGGACCGCGCCGGGGAGCACGTCCGGGCGACGCCCCACCAGATGGGGATCGACCCGCCGGCCGGCGCGCGCGAGCAGATAGAGCGGACGCTGACGGGCGTGGGGCGAAACCCCAACGTCGGCGCGGCGGTCGTCGTCGGCCTCGGTCCCGAGTCCGTCGACGCCGAGTCGATCGCCGACGGGATCGCGGCGGCCGGCCGCCGCGTCGAGACGCTCTCGATCCGCGAGGCCGGCGGGACCGAGGCGGCGCTCGACGCGGGCGTCGACCTGGCCAAGGAGTGCTGGGAGGGGATCGCGGACGCCCGCCGGGAGGAGTGCGACGCGAGCGAACTCGTGTTCGGCGTCGAGTGTGGCGGCTCGGACGCGACCAGCGGGATCGCGGCCAACCCCGCCGTCGGCGCGGCCTGCGACCGGCTGGTGGAAGACGGCGGCACGGCCACGTTCTCCGAGACGCCGGAGTTCATCGGCGCCGAACACATCCTCGCGGAGCGCTGTGCCGACGCGGAGGTCCGCGAGCGGCTCCTAAACCGCGTCGAGCGCCGGGAGTCGATGGCGGAGCTGATGGGCGTCGACCTGCGGGGCGCACAGCCCAGCCCCGGCAACCAGGAGGGCGGGTTGACGACGATAGAGGAGAAGAGCCTCGGAGCCATCTCCAAGGGCGGGACGACGCCGATCCGCGGGATCGTCGACTACGCCGAGCGCCTCCCGGTCGGCGGCGGGCTGGTGCTGATGGACACGCCGGGGTACGACATCGAGAGCGTCGTCGGCAAGGTGGCCGGCGGGGCGCAGGTCGTCGCCTTCACGACCGGCCGCGGGTCGACGACGGGGAACCCGCTCGCGCCGGTGATCAAGGTGACGGGGAACCCGAAGACCGCGGACCGGCTGGCGTCGAACATGGACGTGGACGCCAGCACCGTCATCGACGGCGAGCCGGTCGAGTCGGTCGGCGACCGCGTGTACGACACCCTGCTGCGCGTCGCCAGCGGCGAGCGGACCGCCGCCGAGCAGCGCCGGCTGGAGGAGTTCGCGGTCAACGAGTTGCAGCCGAACGAACTGGCGGAACTGCGGGGGGACGCATGA